The DNA region TCAAGAGGGTTTGGAGCGTCCAGTAGCTTGGTGCGTCCGACGGCGCGGCCCTCTACGAACAAGCTTCCGTTTCTGGCGTCGAAGCCGAATAACAATGAATCTCCTATGCGGATGCCGGCGGCCGTACCTCCGAGGCGGTGAAGATTGAGAGTGGCTTTAATGTGAAACGGTCCGTCTTCGAGCTCGACCGGGAGTTGCTGGTTGGAGGTGGCCCCAACGATAGCTTTGTCCAGAGACCATGTGCCGGATGAGGCGGAAGAGGTGAAAGCGACCAGTAGGGTGAGGAGAGGCAGGAGTAAGCGGATCATGGCGAATTAGGGGAGTGGCTATGATACGTATTCGCGGTCGGGATATGTCGCCGACCTGTTGGTTCTTAATTGGAACCAACTGCGGAAGGGCTCCCTGCTCGTGGTTGCATTCTGGTGAGACGCCCTATGTTGGGATCCATGAACACGTGTGAATTTGATCTGCTAGGCGAACATGCATCCGAGGCGTACGGAATTTTGGCATCGTTGGTGACCCCACGGCCGATCGCCTTGATCACATCGGTTTCGAGTGACGGCGCGGTGAATGCGGCGCCGTTTTCGTTTTTCAATGTATTTGGCAGCCGTCCGCCGATGGTGGTTGTGGCTCCGGGCAACCGTCCGTCCGGTGAGCCCAAGGATACGGCGCGAAATATTCGGGCGAACCGTGAGTTCGTGGTGAATTTGGTCGACGAGGCGATTGGGGCTCAGATGGCGGCTTGTGCGGATCCTTTGGGACCGGGTGAGAGTGAAATTGATCACGTTGGGTTCACGACGGTGGAGTCATCGGTCGTGGCGCCACCGCGGATTGCCGAGGCTCCGGTGGCGTTGGAGTGTGTCGAGCACAGCACCCAGCGGATTGGCGACAACCGGTTGGTAATCGGGATCGTGCACCGCGTGCATGTGCGCGAGGGGATCATGGATCCTGAGACGTGCAAGCTGGTGGATGACGGCGCTGGCTATGCACCGATTGGGCGGATGGCGAGCCCGGATTGGTACTGCCGCACGTCGGATAAATTGCGGATCTGAGGGAAGAGGCGGCGAGATCCCGTCCTCACTCAGAGGGCGGGGGCGCCGCATTGGGTACGGTTAGATCACCTCGGAGAT from Sulfuriroseicoccus oceanibius includes:
- a CDS encoding flavin reductase family protein, which gives rise to MNTCEFDLLGEHASEAYGILASLVTPRPIALITSVSSDGAVNAAPFSFFNVFGSRPPMVVVAPGNRPSGEPKDTARNIRANREFVVNLVDEAIGAQMAACADPLGPGESEIDHVGFTTVESSVVAPPRIAEAPVALECVEHSTQRIGDNRLVIGIVHRVHVREGIMDPETCKLVDDGAGYAPIGRMASPDWYCRTSDKLRI